GCTGCTTCACATCAAGGACCGACCGATGACTCTGCTGCTCGACCGCGTCACGTTCCGCTACCGTCGCTGGGAGCGCCCCGTTCTCTCCGACTTCAGCTACGAAGTCCCCGACGAGGGCCTGACGATCCTGCTCGGCCCCAATGGAGCGGGAAAGTCGACGACGATGTCCCTGCTGGCCGGCACGGCGGCACCCCGGGCCGGGCGGGTCCTGCTCAAGGGTTCGGCCCTCACCTCCACCCGTCGTGAGTACCGCCGCCATGTGGCATGGCTGCCCCAGCGGGTGCCGACATCGCGGCAGTTGACCGCCCGTGAGTATGTGGCGTACATGGCCTGGCTGAAGGGCGAGAGCCGCACCGGCGCGTGGGAGCGCGCGGGAGCCGTCCTCGACCAGGTGGGGCTCGCCGAGCAGAGTGGCCGGAAGACGGCCAAGCTCTCCGGCGGCCAGCTCCGCCGCGTCGGCATCGCCTGCGCCCTCGCCCACGACGCGCGGGTGATCCTCCTCGACGAGCCCACGGCCGGTCTCGACCCGCACCAGCGCACGGTCTTCCGGGACGTGCTGCGGACGGTCGCCGCCCGCATCCCGGTACTGATGTCCACCCATGACATCGCCGACCTGGCCGACGAGGCGAACACAGTCTCCCTCATGGACCGCGGCCGCATCCTCCACCACGGTGGCACCCAGAGCTTCCTGGACCACGCCCGCCCCGACGCCGCTCCCGCCCGTCAGGCCGAGTCCGCGTACGCCGTCCTCATGAAGCTCAAGGACAGCGGCTGATCGGACCCGCTCGCCCCGGGCCCCGATGCGCCGAGCAGCCGGCTCCCCGGGAACGATCCCCCGCCGCGTTCTACAATGGCAGCGCGTACCTACCGGGGCAGATCCCGCACTCACCGGGGGAGATGCGGCGGAGACACACATGAGTCCAGATCCCGCGTTTCTCTTCCCAGGGCAGGAGTCCTACCTGCCCGGGGTATGGCGGTATCTGCGGGGCGGCAGTCCCGCCGCCGACGAGGCGATCCGTACCGTCGAGGCCGTCGCGGCCGGTCACGGTTGTCCGCCCGTCATCCCGCTGCTCGTGAACAGGGAGCGGACCGACGGCGGACCGCCCGGGTGGGAGCAGCGGCAGCTCGCGGTCCTCGCCGCGTCGCTGGCGCTGGCGGGTTATCTGGGGTCGGTGCACCGCGTGGCGCCCGGGGCGGTGTGCGGTCATGGTTCGGGGGGTTTCGCCGCGTTGGCCGCCGCCGGGGTGCTGTCGGTCCATGACGCCGCCGCCGCGCTCTGCGAGCGGATCGCGGTGCTGCGGTCCCAGCGGCTGCTGCCCGGGGGGATGCTGGCGCTGGAGGCTTCGCGGGAACGGGTCGAGGCGCTGCTGGACGATGTCGGCGAGCCCGAGGTGGTGCGGGCGGGGCGGGACACGGCACGGCGGTTCGTGGTGTCCGGGCCGCTGTTCGCCCTCTCCCGGGTCCGGCGGGCGGCCGAGGAGGCGGGGGTGGCGGGTGCCCGGCTTCCGGTGCCGTACGCCTTCCACCACCCGGCGCTGGCTCCGGTGGCCGAACGGCTGCGTGAGCGGCTGCGCGGCCTGGACGCCCGGCCCTCCCGCTGTCCCGTGTACTCGGCGGTGGAGCTGCGGTTCCTGCGGCCGGGGCGGGACGACCTCGCCGACTGGCTCGCCGCGGATCTCATCGCCCCGCTGTCCTGGTACTCCGTCCCGGGCGCCCTGCGCGACACGGGCATCGGGTCCTTCGTCGCCTGCGGCCCCGGCGACACGCTCGCCCGGTGGATCGGGCAGGACGACCCCGGAGCCCGCTGCGCGGCACCCCTCCCCGGGCCCGCCACCCCCTTGGAGGTCGCGGCGGCCCTCGCCCCGTGACCCCGGGACTTCCCGGGCCTCCCGGACGGAAGCGCGCCCTGGCCGTGGATCTGTCCCCTTCGCTGTCCCGGGCGGGCTCCTGCCCTTCAGCGAGCGGGTCCGCCGGGGTCGTCGGGTTCCACGGCCCGGCCCGTGTTCGGGGCGGCTCCGGGGCGAGGAGGGGCGGTCGTCGCACAGATCTCGCGCAGACGGTGCTTGGCCACCTTGCCGGTGCTGTTGCGCGGCAGTGCGTCCGTGAGGACGACAGCGTGGGGAATCTTGTAGCGGGCGAGCCGCCCGTCGAGGAAGGCGAGGATCTCCTCGCCGGTGGCCCCGGCGCCCGGCGTCCGGACGATCACGGCACAACCCACCTCGCCCCAGGTCGCGTCGGGTACGCCGATCACGGCGCAGTCGGCGACGGCCGGATGCTCGAACAGCGCCTTCTCCACCTCCACGGGGGAGATGTTCTCCCCACCCGAGATGATCATGTCCTTGGCACGGTCGACGACGGTGACGTACCCGTCCTCGTCCTGCGTCACCACGTCGCCCGAGTGGAGCCAGCCGTCGGCGAAGGCGGCCTCGTTCTCCTCGGACGGGCCCCAGTAGCCGGAGGTGACGGTGGGGCCCTCGACGAGCAGCTCACCGCGCTCACCGCGTTCGACGTCGTCCCCGGCGCGGTCCACGATCCGGATGTCGTTGAAGAAGTGCGGCAGACCGGCGCTGCCCGCCTTGGTCAGGGCGTTCTCCGCGTCCAGCAGACACACGCCGGGGGACGCCTCGGTCAGGCCGTAGCCCTGGAGAAAGCGCAGCCCTCGATCCTTGTACAGCCGGATGAGCGCGGGCGGCACCGGCGCTCCGCCGCAGAGCATCGTCCGCACCGACGACAGGTCGGCCGCGTCGAACCGCTCCGCG
The nucleotide sequence above comes from Streptomyces clavuligerus. Encoded proteins:
- a CDS encoding acyl-CoA synthetase — protein: MRDQGIGSWIRRRARKTPHRCAVVHRDLRYTYAQWDERTTRLAHHLRGLGVRRGDRVGFLGANHPALLETLFAAGQLGAVLVPLNTRLAAPELRHCLTDSGTSLLVHAPAFDAFARDCPVGRTVPVDDTYEDALARADGTPLDESVSRDDNAVIMYTSGTTGRAKGVVLSHGNITWNSVNVLVDADLASDEVTLLSAPLFHTAALNMTCLPVLLKGGTLVLEESFSPTRTLDLIEEHGVTLMFGVPAMFQQIAAAERFDAADLSSVRTMLCGGAPVPPALIRLYKDRGLRFLQGYGLTEASPGVCLLDAENALTKAGSAGLPHFFNDIRIVDRAGDDVERGERGELLVEGPTVTSGYWGPSEENEAAFADGWLHSGDVVTQDEDGYVTVVDRAKDMIISGGENISPVEVEKALFEHPAVADCAVIGVPDATWGEVGCAVIVRTPGAGATGEEILAFLDGRLARYKIPHAVVLTDALPRNSTGKVAKHRLREICATTAPPRPGAAPNTGRAVEPDDPGGPAR
- a CDS encoding ATP-binding cassette domain-containing protein; its protein translation is MTLLLDRVTFRYRRWERPVLSDFSYEVPDEGLTILLGPNGAGKSTTMSLLAGTAAPRAGRVLLKGSALTSTRREYRRHVAWLPQRVPTSRQLTAREYVAYMAWLKGESRTGAWERAGAVLDQVGLAEQSGRKTAKLSGGQLRRVGIACALAHDARVILLDEPTAGLDPHQRTVFRDVLRTVAARIPVLMSTHDIADLADEANTVSLMDRGRILHHGGTQSFLDHARPDAAPARQAESAYAVLMKLKDSG
- a CDS encoding acyltransferase domain-containing protein; this translates as MSPDPAFLFPGQESYLPGVWRYLRGGSPAADEAIRTVEAVAAGHGCPPVIPLLVNRERTDGGPPGWEQRQLAVLAASLALAGYLGSVHRVAPGAVCGHGSGGFAALAAAGVLSVHDAAAALCERIAVLRSQRLLPGGMLALEASRERVEALLDDVGEPEVVRAGRDTARRFVVSGPLFALSRVRRAAEEAGVAGARLPVPYAFHHPALAPVAERLRERLRGLDARPSRCPVYSAVELRFLRPGRDDLADWLAADLIAPLSWYSVPGALRDTGIGSFVACGPGDTLARWIGQDDPGARCAAPLPGPATPLEVAAALAP